One genomic segment of Pristiophorus japonicus isolate sPriJap1 unplaced genomic scaffold, sPriJap1.hap1 HAP1_SCAFFOLD_29, whole genome shotgun sequence includes these proteins:
- the LOC139248271 gene encoding histone H1-like translates to MTDTAAAETAPPAAVAQTKAPSKKKKAAPRSGPAGPKLGDQILKVVADGKDRRGMSLAAIKKALAAKGVDVEKRGFQIRSSIKKNVMNGSLKQIKGTGASGSFKIANTDPQGKVGKKLKPAAKKAAKKSPAQKAAAKKSPAKKTAAKKTKNKKALTAKKTAKGPAGKKAAAKKIKNPKKVKAAKKVENPRVKATPKSAKAKKAAPPKK, encoded by the coding sequence atgactgatactgcagccgccgaaacggctcctcctgccgccgTCGCTCAAACtaaggctcccagcaagaagaagaAGGCGGCTCCCCGCTCCGGGCCAGCCGGTCCCAAGTTGGGCGAccagatcctcaaggttgtggctGATGGCAAGGATCGCAGGGGAatgtccctggccgcgataaagaaggctctggcggccaaaggcgtcGATGTGGAGAAGCGCGGCTTCCAGATCAGGTCCAGTATCAAGAAGAATGTGATGAATGGttccctgaagcagatcaagggcacgggcgcTTCGGGCTCCTTCAAAATCGCTAATACAGAtccccaggggaaagtgggaaAGAAGCTGAAGCCAGCAGCCAAGAAAGCAGCAAAGAAATCTCCAGCACaaaaagcagcagccaagaaatctccagcaaagaAAACAGCAGCCAAGAAAACGAAGAACAAGAAGGCGCTAACGGCAAAAAAGACAGCGAAAGGGCCGGCTGGGAAGAAGGCGGCGGCTAAGAAGATCAAGAACCCCAAGAAAgtgaaggcggccaaaaaggtggaGAACCCGAGGGTCAAGGCCACGCCCAAATCAGCAAAGGCCAAGAAAGCAGCGCCCCCAAAAAAATAA